A region of Candidatus Obscuribacterales bacterium DNA encodes the following proteins:
- a CDS encoding nucleoside 2-deoxyribosyltransferase, which translates to MSTLTPWIYFAGPLFTAAEIDFNAAIAMGLRAAGYSVYLPQDECAGTTDPHELFKICVRGIDGAALMVVILDGTDADSGSCFELGYAYAKGIPVVGVRTDFRGSGEHLGLNLMLTHSCDRLLLTSLQPQPANPRIRYRAPSDPILPLLLDLLSGYSDLT; encoded by the coding sequence ATGAGCACGCTCACCCCATGGATTTACTTTGCTGGGCCCCTGTTCACCGCCGCCGAAATTGACTTCAATGCAGCGATCGCCATGGGGTTGCGGGCAGCGGGCTACTCCGTCTATCTCCCCCAGGATGAATGTGCTGGCACGACCGATCCCCACGAACTCTTCAAGATTTGCGTCCGGGGTATCGATGGCGCAGCGCTGATGGTGGTGATCTTAGATGGCACGGATGCCGATTCAGGTAGTTGCTTTGAGCTGGGCTATGCCTATGCTAAGGGGATTCCAGTGGTTGGTGTACGCACTGACTTTCGCGGCAGTGGTGAACATCTGGGGCTCAACCTCATGCTCACCCACAGTTGCGATCGCCTGCTGTTGACCAGTCTGCAGCCCCAGCCCGCCAATCCTCGCATCCGCTATCGTGCTCCCAGCGACCCTATTCTGCCACTCCTGCTCGATCTGCTCAGTGGCTATTCTGATCTAACTTGA